A genomic window from Anthocerotibacter panamensis C109 includes:
- the truA gene encoding tRNA pseudouridine(38-40) synthase TruA, with protein sequence MTEGKRQRIALLIQYWGTHFYGFQRQAKGRTVQGTLEDLLEKIVRHPVTIYGAGRTDTGVHAGGQVVHFETTSPIPPEHWPIVLNGRLPSDILVRQAACMEPPWHARFSATWREYLYTIHNSIQPDLFWRDRSWFYYKSWLEVAWMQQALKGLLGNHDLSALQLAGSDRIHSLVRVDRVHCHREGDLVYIRVRALSFLYGMMRLLVGLVVPVGAGLLSPEEFIRTCLSKEREKVYRLAPPAGLSLVAVGYPQPVFPPADASTS encoded by the coding sequence ATGACCGAGGGGAAACGACAACGTATTGCGCTCTTGATACAGTACTGGGGAACTCATTTTTACGGGTTCCAGCGGCAGGCTAAGGGGCGGACTGTCCAGGGAACTTTGGAGGACCTTTTAGAGAAAATTGTCCGCCATCCCGTGACTATCTACGGAGCCGGACGGACAGATACTGGGGTCCATGCGGGGGGGCAAGTCGTCCACTTCGAGACCACCAGCCCCATCCCGCCGGAGCATTGGCCCATCGTCCTCAATGGGCGGCTTCCTTCAGATATCCTGGTGCGTCAGGCTGCCTGCATGGAGCCACCCTGGCATGCACGCTTCAGCGCCACATGGCGCGAGTACCTGTACACCATTCACAACAGCATCCAACCGGACCTGTTTTGGCGTGACCGCAGTTGGTTTTACTACAAGTCCTGGCTGGAGGTGGCCTGGATGCAGCAAGCCCTCAAGGGTCTGTTGGGGAATCATGACCTCAGCGCGTTGCAACTAGCAGGCAGTGACCGTATCCACAGTCTGGTCCGGGTGGACCGGGTGCACTGTCATCGCGAGGGGGATCTAGTCTATATCCGGGTGCGGGCACTGAGTTTTCTCTATGGGATGATGCGCTTGCTCGTGGGATTGGTGGTGCCGGTCGGGGCAGGGCTCTTGAGCCCGGAGGAATTTATTCGGACGTGCTTATCGAAAGAGCGCGAGAAGGTCTACCGATTGGCCCCACCTGCGGGGTTATCGCTGGTAGCTGTGGGCTATCCCCAGCCGGTGTTCCCACCTGCTGACGCATCTACTTCATAA
- a CDS encoding NAD-dependent epimerase/dehydratase family protein, producing MRVLIIGGTRFVGYHLCLQLLEAGHEVTLFNRGKQKVNFPEPVERIFGDRNDFQLVKTLLEGQSFDAIFDTSGRKQEQTAAFSELYRDKIAHFVYISSAGVYTTGETWPLTEASPINPESRHRGKGETDEYLLGDPAFRATSIRPVYIYGPQNYNEVEDWFFDRAVRGRPILVPGDGQTITQLGHAQDLARACIAVLGNEKAVGQIYNVSGTEYVTFTGLAQACVKVCQSTVELVYFDPKKYSDLGRSFFPLRQQHFFSSMAKAERDLDWTPQFSLQTGLADSLTAYCHHGRQDRVVDFTQDDTILQALEGT from the coding sequence ATGCGTGTTTTAATCATTGGCGGGACGCGGTTTGTCGGCTATCACCTGTGCTTGCAGTTGCTTGAAGCAGGCCATGAAGTGACGCTCTTCAATCGGGGGAAGCAGAAAGTTAATTTCCCCGAGCCGGTGGAGCGAATTTTCGGTGACCGCAACGACTTCCAGCTTGTAAAAACCCTACTCGAGGGGCAGTCCTTTGATGCCATCTTTGACACCAGTGGGCGCAAGCAAGAGCAGACCGCAGCGTTCAGTGAACTGTACCGCGATAAGATTGCACACTTCGTCTATATCAGTTCTGCTGGAGTCTATACCACTGGCGAGACTTGGCCGCTCACCGAAGCGAGCCCGATCAATCCTGAGAGCCGCCACCGGGGTAAAGGGGAGACCGATGAATACCTTCTGGGCGACCCTGCCTTTCGGGCTACAAGCATCCGCCCGGTCTATATTTACGGCCCCCAAAACTACAACGAGGTCGAGGACTGGTTTTTTGACCGTGCTGTGCGGGGGCGGCCCATCCTTGTCCCAGGCGATGGGCAGACTATTACCCAACTCGGTCACGCCCAAGACCTTGCGCGCGCCTGTATCGCGGTCTTGGGCAACGAAAAAGCGGTAGGCCAGATCTATAATGTCAGCGGTACGGAATATGTCACCTTCACCGGCCTCGCCCAAGCTTGCGTCAAAGTCTGCCAAAGCACCGTAGAACTGGTCTACTTCGACCCCAAAAAGTACTCCGATCTGGGCCGTTCCTTCTTCCCGCTACGCCAACAGCATTTCTTTAGTTCCATGGCCAAAGCCGAACGGGATTTGGACTGGACCCCTCAGTTCTCTTTGCAGACGGGCCTTGCCGACTCCCTGACTGCCTACTGCCACCATGGACGCCAGGACCGGGTCGTGGACTTTACCCAGGACGACACTATCCTCCAAGCCCTAGAAGGGACGTAG
- a CDS encoding chlorophyll a/b-binding protein, translating to MDSAHSRNEWRFGWTPQAEIWNGRFAMIGFLAYLLWDLAGYSVVRDVLHLVAGSGFPAGIR from the coding sequence ATGGATTCCGCTCACAGCCGTAACGAGTGGCGTTTCGGTTGGACCCCACAAGCGGAGATTTGGAATGGTCGCTTCGCCATGATTGGTTTTCTTGCCTATCTCCTGTGGGACCTTGCCGGCTATAGCGTAGTTCGCGATGTCCTCCACCTTGTAGCCGGTAGCGGCTTTCCTGCTGGAATACGCTAA
- a CDS encoding alpha/beta hydrolase: MPTPALTWLETTSSSHPTHLLIALHGMGTTGQDLQPLADAFQLPNTRFIFPTAPLAMGAHAYQWYELSDPGRHIPQSVAQLHHLVAQLHEHYGPLPTILLGFSQGAVMTLEAGLTLQPRPIALVALSGYLYRLPDLGAPPYPPVLVAHGLRDQVVAVEFGRKIPPMLGASGVQVTYREFPIGHGISLEVVETVRTFLLPLVNMPASVPPCATRAEP, translated from the coding sequence ATGCCCACACCTGCACTCACTTGGCTCGAAACGACTTCTTCCAGTCATCCCACCCATCTGCTCATCGCCCTGCACGGCATGGGCACCACGGGACAGGACCTACAACCACTCGCTGACGCCTTTCAACTCCCAAATACCCGCTTTATCTTTCCTACCGCCCCCCTCGCCATGGGTGCCCACGCCTACCAATGGTACGAACTCAGCGACCCAGGACGCCATATCCCCCAGAGTGTCGCCCAACTCCACCACCTGGTCGCCCAACTCCACGAACACTATGGTCCCTTGCCCACGATTTTGCTGGGCTTCTCCCAGGGTGCGGTCATGACCTTGGAGGCCGGACTTACCCTCCAGCCACGCCCCATAGCCCTAGTAGCTTTGAGCGGCTATCTCTACCGCCTGCCCGATTTGGGAGCACCGCCCTACCCGCCGGTCCTCGTCGCCCATGGCCTACGCGACCAAGTCGTCGCGGTCGAATTCGGGCGCAAAATACCCCCAATGCTGGGCGCATCAGGGGTCCAAGTCACCTATCGGGAGTTTCCCATTGGGCACGGCATCAGCCTGGAAGTAGTCGAGACCGTGCGTACCTTCCTGCTGCCGCTCGTCAACATGCCTGCCTCGGTGCCGCCGTGCGCAACAAGAGCAGAGCCCTGA
- a CDS encoding MFS transporter, which yields MGWLWASRTLSDMGDSIHLLAFNWLLVERSGSAVAVATASTLWLGGQVLAGWPGGRLADRWPPVQVLQGTYLIHGLVIACFAWGVLAQEAPLWSFYVLAFILGILSTPIDPASRTLLQTLFPQRDQLTQANGLFSTGMAVAQTTGPILGGLAFNYLPLGWAFGVNAVSYSLAAIGLLAVRTPVVAMAHEKKKERSSWQEQAHLSLILSDILIPVAAFIWLVAPLFTALLPYLVLKQQGSVLTLGLLQGGLWTGVGLGLGLGAWLVSRVRHCALWGLVYLGGTCLLAGGFALVQSWGAVVLVGGIGLLAGTAYLFLNQVLLDRIDSQNIAGVTGLLGSVLGLGLALSSFLLGWVVQQVPFDLALGVGACVSFLITLGMGIRVWQTGLK from the coding sequence CGGTGGCGACCGCCTCGACGCTGTGGTTGGGGGGGCAGGTGCTGGCGGGCTGGCCGGGGGGACGATTGGCAGACCGCTGGCCCCCGGTGCAGGTGTTGCAGGGGACCTACTTGATCCATGGGCTCGTCATCGCCTGCTTTGCCTGGGGAGTTTTGGCCCAAGAAGCACCGCTGTGGAGTTTTTATGTCCTGGCTTTTATCCTGGGAATCCTGAGTACGCCCATCGACCCGGCTTCGCGCACCCTCTTGCAAACCCTCTTTCCCCAACGCGACCAACTCACCCAAGCCAATGGCCTCTTCTCGACGGGCATGGCTGTAGCCCAGACCACTGGACCCATCTTGGGGGGGCTAGCTTTTAATTATCTGCCGCTGGGTTGGGCTTTTGGGGTCAACGCGGTGAGCTACTCGCTAGCCGCCATAGGCCTTTTGGCGGTCCGCACTCCGGTTGTCGCCATGGCGCACGAGAAGAAGAAAGAACGGTCCTCCTGGCAAGAGCAAGCCCACTTGAGTCTGATCCTGAGCGATATCCTCATCCCGGTCGCGGCTTTTATCTGGCTGGTCGCTCCGTTGTTTACTGCGCTACTGCCCTATTTGGTCCTAAAGCAACAGGGGTCGGTCCTGACGCTGGGGCTGTTGCAAGGGGGGCTCTGGACGGGGGTTGGCTTGGGGTTGGGGCTGGGAGCATGGCTGGTGAGCCGGGTGCGCCACTGTGCCCTGTGGGGGCTGGTCTATCTGGGCGGCACCTGTCTGCTGGCGGGGGGGTTTGCCCTGGTCCAGAGTTGGGGGGCTGTGGTTTTGGTGGGCGGGATCGGTCTGTTGGCGGGGACGGCCTATCTTTTTCTCAATCAGGTCCTCCTCGACCGCATCGACAGCCAGAATATCGCCGGAGTCACGGGACTTTTGGGCTCGGTTCTGGGTTTGGGGTTGGCCTTGAGCAGTTTTCTATTGGGCTGGGTGGTTCAGCAGGTTCCCTTTGATCTGGCGCTCGGGGTAGGGGCGTGTGTCAGTTTTCTGATCACCCTTGGCATGGGGATTCGGGTTTGGCAAACCGGGTTGAAATAA
- a CDS encoding IPT/TIG domain-containing protein yields MWLQLFLLSVLTVFLGLFPVEAAPFTLTLTNGSQSGTYESGATVNVWADPAAPGWVFDHWTGNITGLTDVNAAHSTLVMPAANTAITAVYKNVNPWLAPRVIASFPPVAATSRNGVIFLFHGSGGRASTLFRDVEIGILVKEAAARNFGVVALDSEDAITRTWDVTNPAATNLDMQNVVQVRNYFIAQGLMNLSDPVFLLGVSQGGQFISLLSQAAPSLGFSVKAQALYISSGDNATLGITTVPSYWALAQFDGLSDGTSPNDRAVSNFTSLVNRSVAGQLRVNIPAPLYPFRFWRIPGLTNVDSQNIFTALKNGGYLDANNYLRDDPLTSTWSSVIPSVYTPYLSDIGTQLTVSFAEHDFFSDFDNRVLDFFTTPTTVISIVPTIASFSPASAAVGDTVTITGTNYAGITAISFGGVTAPSFTVNSDTRITVTVPVGALNGPLRATNAAGTGISSTSFLVAGIPQISDFSPASGAVGSTIVITGSSLNGATSVSFDGVATSFIVNSPTQISAIVPDGASNGAIRVATPGGTAISSTTFVVVLGPAITGFSPSSALVGDTVTLTGTGFLGTTTVRFGGVTAPTFTVNSDTRITVSVPVGALSGPISITNAAGTATSSANFLVAVPPAITGFSPASGIVGSPVTITGTDFTGVFAVSFGGVPVSSFTVDSSTQIRTTVPVGATSGSIRVSTPGGTAVSSASFGVVLLPSITSFTPTLGGTDTLVTISGTNFGAVTGVSFGGVTAPFTINSATTIRSTVPAGAASGPISVTNPAGTALSPTSFTIVPVPTLTALSPNRGPVGTAVVITGTNLTAASTVTFGGIAATSFTVNSPTQITAIVPATAATGQVRVTTAGGTTSGLRFTVTL; encoded by the coding sequence ATGTGGCTGCAACTGTTCCTGCTTTCGGTTCTGACAGTATTTCTTGGTTTGTTTCCTGTCGAGGCTGCGCCTTTTACCCTCACCCTCACCAATGGCAGTCAAAGTGGCACGTATGAATCGGGTGCCACGGTCAATGTCTGGGCTGACCCCGCCGCTCCTGGCTGGGTTTTTGATCACTGGACAGGGAATATAACGGGGCTCACAGACGTAAACGCCGCCCACAGTACGCTGGTTATGCCCGCTGCCAATACCGCTATCACAGCCGTCTATAAAAACGTAAACCCCTGGCTAGCGCCTCGGGTAATTGCCTCTTTCCCTCCGGTCGCCGCCACTAGCCGCAATGGGGTTATCTTTTTGTTCCACGGTTCCGGGGGGCGTGCTTCTACGCTATTCCGGGACGTAGAAATCGGGATTTTGGTCAAAGAAGCTGCCGCCCGCAATTTTGGGGTGGTCGCCCTCGACAGCGAAGATGCGATCACCAGAACCTGGGACGTGACCAATCCCGCTGCCACCAATCTAGATATGCAGAATGTAGTCCAGGTGCGCAATTATTTCATTGCTCAGGGGCTGATGAACTTGAGTGATCCTGTCTTTTTGTTGGGGGTTTCCCAGGGTGGACAGTTCATTTCGCTGCTGTCTCAGGCGGCTCCGAGCTTAGGTTTCAGCGTCAAGGCCCAGGCTCTTTATATCTCTTCGGGAGACAATGCCACGCTGGGTATAACCACGGTGCCCTCCTATTGGGCGTTGGCTCAATTTGACGGCCTTTCGGATGGCACAAGCCCCAATGACCGGGCGGTCTCCAACTTTACCAGTCTAGTCAACCGGAGTGTGGCGGGTCAGTTGCGCGTCAATATTCCCGCACCGCTCTATCCGTTCCGGTTTTGGCGTATTCCAGGTCTCACCAACGTTGATTCCCAGAACATCTTTACCGCGCTCAAAAACGGGGGCTATCTGGATGCCAACAACTATCTGCGTGATGACCCCTTGACCTCCACCTGGAGTTCGGTGATCCCCAGTGTCTATACGCCTTATCTGTCTGATATTGGTACGCAACTTACCGTCAGCTTTGCCGAGCATGACTTCTTTAGCGATTTTGACAACCGGGTTCTGGACTTCTTCACGACCCCAACGACCGTCATCTCTATCGTCCCGACCATTGCTAGCTTCAGCCCTGCCAGTGCAGCGGTAGGCGATACGGTGACGATCACCGGAACCAACTATGCGGGCATCACGGCGATCAGCTTTGGCGGGGTGACTGCGCCTTCTTTCACGGTCAACTCGGATACGCGTATCACGGTCACCGTCCCGGTCGGGGCTTTGAATGGGCCGCTGCGGGCTACGAACGCAGCGGGCACAGGCATCAGTAGCACGAGTTTCCTGGTCGCAGGTATCCCGCAGATCAGTGACTTCAGTCCGGCGAGTGGGGCGGTGGGTTCCACCATTGTCATCACCGGTTCGAGTCTCAATGGTGCTACGTCGGTCAGCTTTGACGGGGTAGCCACTTCGTTTATCGTCAACTCCCCCACGCAGATCAGCGCCATCGTCCCAGATGGAGCGAGCAATGGGGCCATTCGGGTCGCCACACCCGGAGGGACTGCCATCAGTAGCACGACTTTTGTGGTGGTTTTGGGACCTGCCATCACGGGCTTTAGCCCGTCCAGTGCGCTGGTAGGGGACACCGTAACCCTTACGGGTACGGGCTTCCTCGGAACCACCACCGTACGGTTTGGGGGGGTGACTGCGCCTACTTTCACCGTCAACTCGGACACCCGGATCACGGTCTCTGTCCCGGTAGGCGCTCTGAGCGGACCCATTAGTATCACGAATGCAGCGGGCACAGCGACGAGCAGCGCGAATTTCCTGGTGGCGGTCCCGCCTGCCATCACCGGCTTTAGCCCCGCAAGTGGAATCGTCGGATCGCCGGTCACCATCACGGGTACGGACTTTACTGGGGTCTTTGCCGTCAGTTTTGGGGGAGTCCCCGTCAGTTCATTCACCGTGGATTCCTCGACCCAAATCAGGACAACGGTCCCTGTGGGAGCAACCTCCGGCTCGATCCGGGTCTCGACTCCAGGCGGGACAGCCGTCAGTAGTGCTAGCTTTGGCGTAGTCTTGCTCCCGAGCATCACCAGCTTTACCCCAACTTTGGGCGGGACCGACACGTTGGTGACCATCAGTGGAACCAACTTCGGCGCGGTGACTGGGGTGAGCTTTGGGGGGGTCACTGCTCCTTTCACCATCAATTCAGCCACGACGATCCGCTCGACTGTGCCTGCGGGGGCTGCTTCAGGCCCTATCAGCGTGACCAATCCCGCCGGAACCGCCCTCAGCCCGACGAGCTTCACCATCGTCCCCGTCCCCACCCTGACCGCCCTCAGTCCCAATAGAGGCCCTGTGGGGACGGCTGTGGTCATCACCGGCACCAATCTGACCGCAGCAAGCACAGTCACGTTTGGTGGGATAGCAGCGACCTCCTTCACCGTCAACTCCCCCACCCAAATCACCGCTATCGTCCCTGCCACCGCCGCGACAGGACAAGTCAGGGTCACCACAGCGGGAGGCACCACGTCCGGGTTGCGCTTCACGGTGACGCTGTAG
- the topA gene encoding type I DNA topoisomerase has translation MFVPTRPAMVNLLIVESPGKIKTLKKILGAGWEILPSVGHICQLAQDGPEKLGFDMTGSTITCRYVPNGSRGKRIITTLKAATQKAERIYLAPDPDREGEAIAWHLARELKLTPERALRVTYTQITDQAVRAALAHPRRIDQALVEAQRARQVLDRLVGWRTSPLAWRVGGKSAGRVQSAALHLVCQREQAIQVFVPQDYWSVWVDYGPPEQQFRAYYRGSVAGQEVEEEQTADDDAQESQKIPESTRVLSQAEADRLVTVAQAEAHRVLEVRRQTTRKSPPPPFTTSSLQQAASAQLRLNPERTMQIAQKLYEGVDVGDGPTGLITYMRTDSITLAPEFVAAARAYLTEHDPQNLPTQTTRHRSKEHSQEAHEAIRPTHIDLVPQAIRSSLDNEQYRLYDLIWRRALASQCAPARLDKTRILTQSGPVFWEARGMTVAFAGYTRYWPNLEEVLVLPGVQERQPLILERAGHDQKQTQPPPRYTEAKLVQTLERLGIGRPSTFAPTVATLKERGYVELTGKALTATPLGLQVDQVLEQTLPELIQADFTAAMETALDEIAAAQRSWEHWLIDWNQSYLVPALLKANRNPSLLVANRLPGKQKNLGHARERCPTCQQPLTKVPSKKVRKGYFLKCVHCPQVVLFWSDFKKVWQTPSTEQAAPATATPPKTQPPATRKATPAPPPPSPEQNVPVAGPHLSAHPCPVCKELKLEVYSYRKGGQLKSMLRCSDARARTREDHCGVAYFPSRGVWWSKEFGELV, from the coding sequence ATGTTCGTTCCCACACGGCCCGCTATGGTGAATCTACTCATTGTCGAGAGCCCCGGCAAGATCAAGACACTCAAGAAGATTTTGGGCGCAGGCTGGGAAATCCTTCCCTCGGTGGGCCATATCTGTCAGTTGGCCCAGGATGGACCCGAGAAGCTGGGCTTTGACATGACCGGGAGCACCATCACCTGCCGCTATGTACCCAACGGCAGTCGGGGCAAGCGGATCATCACCACACTCAAAGCAGCCACCCAAAAGGCGGAGCGTATCTATCTGGCTCCCGACCCCGACCGGGAAGGGGAGGCCATCGCGTGGCATTTAGCGCGAGAACTTAAGCTCACGCCAGAACGGGCGCTCAGGGTCACCTATACCCAGATCACAGACCAGGCGGTGCGGGCGGCTTTGGCCCATCCGAGGCGCATCGATCAGGCGCTGGTCGAGGCACAGCGGGCGCGGCAGGTGTTAGACCGGCTGGTGGGGTGGCGCACAAGCCCTCTGGCATGGCGGGTGGGGGGTAAATCTGCAGGGCGGGTCCAGAGTGCAGCCCTGCATTTGGTCTGTCAACGGGAGCAGGCGATCCAGGTGTTTGTCCCCCAGGATTACTGGAGCGTGTGGGTGGACTATGGGCCACCTGAGCAGCAGTTTCGGGCCTACTATCGGGGGAGCGTGGCTGGACAGGAAGTAGAGGAAGAACAGACCGCCGATGACGATGCCCAAGAGAGCCAAAAGATTCCCGAATCGACCAGGGTGCTCTCTCAGGCTGAGGCGGACCGTTTGGTCACGGTGGCCCAGGCCGAAGCCCATCGCGTTCTTGAAGTGCGACGGCAGACTACCCGCAAGTCCCCGCCTCCACCTTTTACGACCAGTTCGCTCCAACAGGCGGCGAGCGCCCAATTGCGGCTCAACCCCGAGCGCACGATGCAGATTGCTCAGAAGCTCTATGAGGGCGTGGATGTGGGGGACGGTCCTACCGGGCTTATCACCTACATGCGCACCGACAGTATCACTTTGGCCCCAGAATTTGTGGCAGCAGCCCGCGCCTATCTCACCGAGCACGACCCCCAAAATCTGCCTACCCAGACCACCCGCCACCGCAGCAAAGAGCACAGCCAGGAGGCCCACGAAGCCATCCGCCCGACGCATATCGACCTTGTGCCCCAGGCCATCCGGTCCTCTCTGGACAACGAGCAGTACCGGCTCTACGACCTGATTTGGCGCAGAGCTTTAGCGTCTCAATGTGCTCCGGCGCGTCTGGACAAGACCCGGATCCTCACCCAGTCCGGTCCGGTCTTCTGGGAAGCGCGGGGGATGACTGTGGCCTTTGCGGGTTATACCCGGTACTGGCCCAACTTGGAGGAAGTCCTCGTCCTGCCGGGGGTCCAGGAGCGCCAGCCGTTGATCCTAGAGCGAGCGGGGCATGACCAGAAGCAGACCCAGCCACCCCCCAGATACACCGAGGCGAAACTGGTTCAGACCTTGGAGCGGTTGGGGATCGGGCGGCCCTCGACCTTTGCACCGACTGTGGCGACGCTCAAAGAACGCGGCTATGTCGAACTCACAGGCAAGGCTTTGACTGCTACACCCCTCGGGCTCCAGGTAGATCAAGTCTTGGAGCAGACCTTGCCGGAATTAATTCAGGCGGATTTCACCGCCGCCATGGAGACCGCACTCGACGAGATCGCTGCCGCCCAACGTTCTTGGGAACACTGGCTCATCGACTGGAATCAAAGCTATCTGGTCCCGGCCCTGCTCAAGGCCAACCGCAATCCCAGTCTGCTGGTAGCGAACCGGTTACCGGGCAAACAAAAAAACCTGGGCCATGCCCGAGAGCGCTGCCCGACTTGCCAGCAGCCTTTGACTAAAGTCCCTTCTAAAAAAGTCAGGAAAGGCTACTTCCTGAAGTGCGTCCACTGTCCACAGGTCGTCCTTTTCTGGTCCGATTTCAAGAAAGTCTGGCAGACACCATCTACCGAGCAAGCTGCTCCCGCCACCGCTACGCCCCCTAAAACCCAGCCCCCCGCTACGCGCAAAGCAACCCCAGCGCCGCCGCCGCCCAGCCCTGAGCAAAACGTCCCGGTAGCAGGACCACACCTCAGTGCTCACCCCTGTCCGGTGTGCAAAGAGCTAAAACTGGAGGTCTATAGCTATCGCAAAGGAGGCCAGCTCAAATCCATGCTGCGCTGCTCCGACGCCCGAGCCAGAACCCGCGAAGACCACTGCGGTGTAGCCTATTTCCCGTCGCGTGGGGTGTGGTGGTCCAAGGAATTTGGGGAGCTCGTCTAA
- a CDS encoding MoaD/ThiS family protein, whose translation MAVKVIIPTPLRRYTANQESLELEGATIGEILAQLTHQYADLKKHLYTEEGTLRNFVNVYLNDEDIRHLQKSQTPVQSSDIVSIVPSIAGGSLEA comes from the coding sequence ATGGCGGTTAAAGTGATCATTCCGACGCCGTTGCGGCGCTACACGGCGAACCAGGAATCTCTGGAACTCGAAGGGGCGACCATCGGCGAGATCCTGGCCCAACTGACCCATCAGTATGCCGACCTCAAAAAACATCTCTACACCGAAGAAGGCACACTGCGCAACTTTGTCAACGTCTATCTCAACGACGAAGACATCCGCCACTTGCAAAAGAGCCAGACCCCGGTACAGTCCAGTGACATCGTTAGTATAGTGCCCTCAATCGCCGGAGGCAGCCTGGAGGCTTGA
- the rppA gene encoding two-component system response regulator RppA — MIIEKLRSAVVHLLLVEDEEELALPLQVALTREGHRVDLAHDGEAAQALFTAHSYDLLVLDWMLPGLSGLELCQRLRWGGARLPILILTARDRVDDRVQGLDAGADDYLVKPFELKELLARVRALARRPQERNSPSERLGYADLVLDLTGKLAFRQGQPIELSAKEFQLLHYFCQHQGEVVSHEAIYNHLWPTEQAPNSNVVAAQVKLLRRKVDRDFDPPLIHTVYGLGYRFGA; from the coding sequence ATGATAATAGAAAAGTTGCGTAGCGCTGTGGTCCACTTACTGCTGGTCGAAGACGAAGAAGAGCTGGCGCTGCCTCTCCAGGTTGCTCTGACCCGTGAAGGTCATCGGGTTGATTTGGCCCACGATGGGGAGGCAGCCCAGGCCCTTTTCACAGCACATTCCTACGACCTGTTGGTCCTGGACTGGATGCTGCCTGGATTGTCGGGGCTGGAGTTGTGTCAGCGGTTGCGCTGGGGCGGGGCACGCTTACCCATCTTGATCCTGACGGCCCGCGACCGCGTGGATGACCGGGTTCAGGGGCTGGATGCCGGGGCGGATGACTACTTGGTCAAGCCCTTCGAACTCAAGGAACTGCTCGCTCGCGTCCGTGCGCTGGCTCGCCGTCCTCAAGAACGGAACAGTCCCTCGGAGCGGCTGGGCTATGCTGACTTGGTGTTGGACCTGACTGGGAAACTGGCCTTTCGGCAAGGGCAGCCCATCGAACTTTCCGCCAAGGAATTCCAACTGCTGCACTATTTTTGTCAGCACCAAGGCGAAGTCGTGAGCCACGAGGCAATCTACAACCATCTCTGGCCCACAGAACAAGCCCCCAACTCCAATGTCGTCGCCGCTCAGGTCAAACTGCTACGGCGCAAAGTTGACCGGGACTTTGACCCACCCCTCATCCACACGGTCTACGGTTTGGGCTACCGCTTCGGGGCGTAA
- the moeB gene encoding molybdopterin-synthase adenylyltransferase MoeB codes for MLNPNLDTIQLLNEEYERYSRHLILPEVGLAGQKRLKAASVLCVGTGGLGSPLALYLAAAGIGRMGLVDFDVVDASNLQRQIIHSTSWVGKPKVASAKHRLLEINPFLQVDIHETALTSENALEIAKDYDLIIDGTDNFPTRYLVNDTCVLLGKPNVYGSIFRFEGQATVFNHEDGPCYRCLYPEPPPPGLVPNCAEGGVLGILPGVIGVIQATEAVKIILGNAPTLSGRLLLYDAWGMKFRELKLRKNPECPICGPHRTITHLIDYQEFCGIPSQPDEQPNLLEGTVQELARRLKDGKDIVLIDVRNPHEYEIAHIPGSVLVPLSEIEEGPGVEQVRALLHGSALSGRSPELWVHCKSGMRSTKALSILTERGIPGTNVTGGILAWADHVDPTVPKY; via the coding sequence ATGCTTAACCCCAATCTGGATACGATTCAACTGCTCAACGAGGAGTATGAACGCTACTCCCGCCACCTTATCCTCCCCGAAGTCGGTCTGGCCGGCCAAAAACGGCTCAAGGCTGCTTCCGTCCTCTGCGTCGGGACCGGGGGACTTGGTTCTCCCCTTGCGCTCTATCTGGCTGCTGCCGGGATTGGGCGCATGGGTCTGGTTGACTTTGATGTTGTCGATGCCTCCAACCTGCAACGGCAGATTATTCACAGTACCTCCTGGGTCGGCAAGCCCAAGGTCGCGTCCGCCAAGCACCGTCTATTAGAGATCAATCCTTTTTTGCAGGTCGATATCCATGAGACCGCGCTCACGTCCGAGAACGCTTTAGAGATCGCCAAAGATTACGACCTCATCATCGATGGGACCGACAATTTCCCGACGCGCTATCTGGTGAATGACACCTGTGTGCTCTTGGGCAAACCTAACGTCTACGGCTCGATCTTCCGTTTCGAGGGACAAGCGACCGTATTTAATCATGAGGACGGCCCGTGCTACCGCTGCCTCTATCCTGAGCCGCCCCCACCGGGTCTCGTCCCAAATTGCGCCGAAGGCGGGGTGCTCGGTATCCTGCCGGGAGTCATCGGGGTCATTCAGGCTACCGAAGCGGTCAAGATTATCCTGGGCAACGCGCCGACGCTCTCGGGACGCCTGCTGCTCTATGATGCCTGGGGTATGAAGTTCCGGGAATTAAAGCTACGCAAAAACCCGGAGTGCCCTATCTGCGGCCCCCACCGGACAATCACGCACCTCATCGACTATCAGGAGTTTTGCGGCATCCCCAGCCAACCGGACGAACAGCCCAACTTACTAGAAGGCACGGTTCAGGAGTTAGCCCGCAGGCTCAAGGACGGTAAAGACATCGTCCTCATCGATGTCCGCAACCCCCACGAGTACGAGATCGCCCACATCCCCGGCTCCGTGTTGGTCCCCTTGAGCGAGATTGAGGAAGGCCCTGGCGTCGAACAGGTCCGCGCCTTACTCCATGGCTCCGCACTTTCAGGGCGAAGCCCAGAACTCTGGGTCCACTGCAAATCCGGGATGCGCTCGACCAAAGCCCTCAGCATTCTCACGGAGCGGGGTATCCCCGGAACGAACGTCACGGGCGGGATTCTGGCTTGGGCGGATCACGTTGACCCGACGGTGCCCAAGTACTAA